A window of the Lolium perenne isolate Kyuss_39 chromosome 7, Kyuss_2.0, whole genome shotgun sequence genome harbors these coding sequences:
- the LOC127314773 gene encoding uncharacterized protein: MATFAAATVPLPGRVAGSRRCVVARASATMAPAVLAGRTHYEVLGVGAAASRGEIKAAYRRLAREVHPDAVGGGGDERFIRLHAAYAALADPDQRARYDRDVGAAMFRRAAAAPGFRRRTWETDQCW; encoded by the coding sequence ATGGCGACTTTTGCTGCTGCAACTGTGCCTCTTCCAGGCCGCGTCGCCGGATCCAGGCGGTGCGTGGTGGCGCGGGCGTCCGCGACGATGGCGCCGGCGGTGCTGGCAGGGAGGACGCACTACGAGGTGCTGGGAGTGGGCGCGGCGGCCAGCAGAGGGGAGATCAAGGCCGCGTACCGGCGCCTGGCGAGGGAGGTGCACCCGGACgctgttggtggtggtggtgacgaGCGGTTCATCCGGCTGCACGCGGCCTACGCAGCGCTCGCCgaccccgaccagcgcgcgcggtACGACCGGGACGTCGGGGCGGCGAtgttccggcgggcagcggccgcgCCGGGGTTCCGGCGCCGGACGTGGGAGACGGACCAGTGCTGGTAG